The following are encoded together in the Naumannella cuiyingiana genome:
- the selA gene encoding L-seryl-tRNA(Sec) selenium transferase, which yields MSEFDPRRRVPRTDAVLADPRLVAAAGRLGRGPIKDAVGAALAACRAGEIAPAEVTDRAVAGLPRDAGSLRPVINASGVIVHTNLGRAPLSDAARAAVDRAAGATDVELDLATGRRGRRGAGAVGALVNAVPGAEAAHVVNNGAAALALAANALARDREVIIARGEMVEIGDGFRIPELLEAAGARLREVGTTNRVRLADYAAAVGPQTGFVIKIHPSNFVVDGFTSTVGLGELRTLGVPVVADIGSGLLTPYPRLPDEPDAATSLAAGADLVTASGDKLLGGPQAGLIIGQATLVERLRRHPLARALRVDKLTLAALEATLVGPVAPVPAALARTRDELTARAERIAAAIGEPARAIPSEAAVGGGGAPGVTLPSAAVALPEHLAEILRLGNPAVVGRVERSRLLLDLIAVDPADDESLITAARAAIGT from the coding sequence CGCCGTCGGCGCGGCCCTGGCCGCCTGCCGGGCCGGCGAGATCGCGCCAGCCGAGGTGACGGACCGGGCGGTCGCCGGGCTGCCGCGCGACGCGGGTTCGCTGCGGCCCGTGATCAATGCCAGCGGCGTGATCGTGCACACCAACCTCGGCCGGGCTCCCCTGTCGGACGCTGCGCGCGCCGCGGTCGACCGGGCCGCCGGCGCGACCGACGTCGAGTTGGACCTGGCCACCGGGCGGCGCGGCCGCCGCGGCGCCGGGGCCGTCGGCGCCCTGGTCAATGCGGTGCCGGGCGCCGAGGCCGCGCACGTGGTGAACAACGGCGCGGCGGCGCTGGCACTGGCGGCCAATGCGCTGGCGCGCGACCGCGAGGTGATCATCGCCCGCGGCGAGATGGTGGAGATCGGCGACGGCTTCCGGATCCCCGAGCTGCTGGAGGCGGCCGGCGCGCGGCTGCGCGAGGTGGGCACCACCAATCGGGTACGCCTCGCCGACTATGCGGCCGCCGTCGGGCCGCAGACGGGGTTCGTGATCAAGATCCATCCCTCCAACTTCGTCGTGGACGGGTTCACCTCCACCGTGGGGCTCGGCGAGCTGCGCACGCTGGGCGTACCGGTGGTGGCCGACATCGGCTCCGGTCTGCTCACCCCGTACCCCCGACTGCCGGACGAACCGGACGCAGCGACCAGCCTGGCCGCGGGCGCCGACCTGGTCACCGCGTCGGGCGACAAGCTGCTCGGCGGCCCGCAGGCGGGGTTGATCATCGGCCAGGCGACGCTGGTCGAGCGGTTGCGCCGGCACCCGCTGGCCCGCGCGCTGCGGGTGGACAAGCTCACCCTGGCCGCGCTCGAGGCCACACTGGTCGGACCGGTCGCGCCGGTCCCGGCGGCGCTCGCGCGGACGCGGGACGAGCTGACCGCGCGGGCGGAGCGGATCGCGGCGGCGATCGGCGAGCCGGCGCGGGCCATCCCGAGCGAGGCGGCGGTCGGCGGCGGGGGCGCGCCCGGTGTCACACTGCCCAGCGCCGCGGTCGCGCTGCCCGAGCACCTCGCCGAGATCCTCCGGCTGGGCAATCCCGCGGTGGTCGGGCGCGTCGAGCGCAGCCGACTACTGCTGGACCTGATCGCCGTCGACCCGGCCGACGACGAGTCGTTGATCACCGCCGCCCGCGCCGCGATCGGAACCTGA
- a CDS encoding SelB C-terminal domain-containing protein, translated as MHVLATAGHVDHGKSTLVRALTGSDPDRLADEKRRGLTIRLGYCWTELDPVGEVAFVDVPGHDRFLPTTLSGLGPAPAVLFVVAADDPWMPQAAEHLAALDALGVRHGVLAVTRADLTDPGPALATARAQLAGTGLAGAPAVAVSGRTGQGLAELRAALGAMLAAIPAPDPATPARLWADRSFHLRGSGTIVTGTLPAGTIAVGDRLVTDAVEVRVRGIQALGSDTDRVVGPARVALDLGGGVGRSVAEGSVLVAPEAYRWTSEIDVRLRGDGDPPRGPLLHIGALACAVHVRPLGNGYARLGLERPLPLHAGDRAILRDPGDRRMWGVAVLDPDPVPLRRRGAAGRHATALAGFDGGMAAPLRVRGAARRSELARSGFTDDLDAAAGDEWLLDPARASELAARLTELVTAAGVDGISPADAARRLGLPDPVLLRALPGPAPIERGGRLVADIGLGEAESRALAALTAELADAPFAAPDADRLRELGIDDAMLARLARAGRLVRPAPGIALGPGAVDEAVSRLAELPQPFTASEARRALGTSRRVALPLLDHLDRSGRTVRLPDDRRRLRT; from the coding sequence ATGCACGTGCTCGCCACCGCGGGCCATGTCGATCATGGAAAGTCGACGCTGGTCCGCGCGCTGACCGGATCCGACCCGGACCGGCTCGCCGACGAGAAGCGACGCGGGCTGACCATCCGGCTCGGCTATTGCTGGACCGAGCTGGATCCCGTCGGCGAGGTCGCCTTCGTCGACGTGCCCGGCCATGATCGTTTCCTGCCGACGACGCTGTCCGGGCTGGGCCCGGCGCCGGCGGTGCTGTTCGTGGTGGCCGCCGATGACCCCTGGATGCCGCAGGCCGCCGAGCACCTCGCGGCGCTGGACGCGCTGGGGGTACGCCACGGCGTGCTCGCCGTGACCCGCGCCGATCTGACCGATCCGGGCCCAGCGCTGGCCACGGCCCGCGCACAACTGGCCGGGACCGGGCTGGCGGGCGCGCCCGCGGTGGCCGTCAGTGGGCGTACCGGACAAGGGCTGGCGGAGCTGCGTGCGGCGCTCGGTGCGATGCTCGCGGCGATCCCCGCTCCCGATCCGGCGACGCCCGCGCGGCTGTGGGCCGACCGCAGTTTCCACCTGCGCGGCTCCGGAACGATCGTCACCGGCACCCTGCCCGCGGGGACCATCGCGGTCGGCGACCGGCTGGTCACCGACGCGGTCGAGGTCCGGGTGCGCGGCATCCAGGCGCTCGGCAGCGACACCGACCGGGTGGTCGGGCCGGCGCGGGTGGCGCTCGACCTCGGCGGCGGCGTCGGGCGGTCGGTGGCCGAGGGCAGCGTGCTGGTGGCGCCGGAGGCGTACCGCTGGACGAGCGAGATCGACGTCCGTCTGCGCGGCGACGGCGACCCGCCGCGCGGGCCGCTGCTGCACATCGGGGCGCTGGCGTGTGCGGTGCACGTCCGCCCGCTGGGCAACGGGTACGCCCGGCTCGGCCTGGAACGACCGCTGCCGCTGCACGCGGGCGACCGGGCGATCCTGCGCGATCCGGGCGACCGGCGGATGTGGGGTGTCGCCGTGCTGGATCCCGACCCGGTGCCGCTGCGCCGCCGCGGCGCGGCCGGTCGGCACGCCACGGCGCTGGCGGGCTTCGACGGCGGGATGGCGGCGCCGCTGCGGGTGCGGGGAGCGGCGCGCCGGTCCGAGTTGGCCCGCTCGGGGTTCACCGACGATCTTGACGCCGCGGCGGGCGATGAGTGGCTGCTCGATCCCGCGCGGGCGTCAGAACTGGCCGCGCGGCTGACCGAGTTGGTGACCGCCGCGGGTGTGGACGGGATCAGCCCGGCCGACGCGGCACGGCGGCTCGGGCTGCCGGATCCCGTGTTGTTGCGGGCGCTCCCCGGGCCGGCGCCGATCGAGCGCGGCGGCCGGCTGGTCGCGGACATCGGGCTGGGCGAGGCCGAGTCGAGGGCGCTGGCGGCCCTGACTGCCGAGTTGGCCGACGCGCCGTTCGCGGCCCCCGATGCCGACCGCCTGCGCGAACTCGGCATCGACGACGCGATGCTCGCCCGGCTGGCCCGCGCCGGGCGCCTGGTCCGGCCGGCGCCGGGCATCGCGCTCGGTCCGGGGGCGGTGGACGAGGCGGTCAGCAGGCTGGCGGAGCTGCCGCAACCGTTCACGGCGAGCGAGGCCCGGCGGGCGCTCGGCACCAGCCGCCGGGTGGCTCTTCCCCTCCTCGACCACCTCGACCGATCCGGGCGTACCGTCCGGCTGCCGGATGATCGCCGGCGGCTGCGGACCTGA
- a CDS encoding LLM class flavin-dependent oxidoreductase — protein MKKIGFLSFGHWTPSPQSETRTAADALLQSVDLAVAAEELGADGAYFRVHHFARQLASPFPLLAAIGARTSRIEIGTGVIDMRYENPLYMVEDAGAADLLAGERLQLGISRGSPEQVIDGWRYFGYEPGEGKTDADMARSHTEVFLKLLDGEGFAQPNPRPMFPNPPGALRLEPHSPTLRDRIWWGAVSDATARWTAEQGMNLMSSTLKADETGEPFHVQQAKQIRAFREAWAEAGHDREPRVSVSRSIIPLINDTDRAYFGVERNSRDQVGQIEPNLRAVFGRSYAAEPDKLITELAEDEAIAEADTLLITVPNQLGVDYNAHVIEGVLTEVAPALGWR, from the coding sequence ATGAAGAAGATCGGATTCCTGTCGTTCGGGCACTGGACGCCGTCGCCGCAGTCGGAGACGCGGACCGCGGCCGACGCGCTGCTGCAGTCGGTCGACCTGGCCGTGGCCGCCGAGGAGCTCGGCGCCGACGGCGCGTACTTCCGGGTGCACCATTTCGCGCGCCAGCTCGCCTCGCCGTTCCCCCTGCTCGCCGCCATCGGCGCCCGCACCTCGCGGATCGAGATCGGCACGGGCGTGATCGACATGCGGTACGAGAACCCGCTCTACATGGTCGAGGACGCCGGCGCGGCCGATCTGCTCGCCGGGGAGCGACTGCAGCTCGGCATCAGCCGGGGATCGCCGGAGCAGGTGATCGACGGCTGGCGCTACTTCGGCTACGAGCCCGGCGAGGGAAAGACGGACGCCGACATGGCGCGGTCCCACACCGAGGTCTTCCTCAAGCTGCTCGACGGCGAGGGCTTCGCCCAGCCGAACCCGCGCCCGATGTTCCCGAATCCGCCCGGCGCGCTACGCCTGGAGCCGCACTCCCCCACGCTGCGCGACCGCATCTGGTGGGGCGCGGTCTCGGACGCGACGGCGCGTTGGACGGCCGAGCAGGGCATGAACCTGATGTCGTCCACCCTGAAGGCCGACGAGACCGGCGAGCCGTTCCATGTCCAGCAGGCCAAGCAGATCCGGGCCTTCCGCGAGGCGTGGGCAGAGGCCGGACATGATCGTGAGCCGCGGGTGTCGGTGAGCCGGTCGATCATCCCGTTGATCAACGACACCGATCGGGCCTACTTCGGCGTGGAGCGCAATTCGCGTGACCAGGTCGGCCAGATCGAGCCGAACCTGCGCGCAGTCTTCGGGCGCAGCTACGCCGCCGAGCCGGACAAGTTGATCACCGAACTGGCCGAGGACGAGGCCATCGCCGAGGCGGACACGTTGTTGATCACCGTGCCGAACCAGCTCGGAGTGGACTACAACGCGCACGTGATCGAGGGCGTACTGACCGAGGTCGCCCCGGCCCTCGGCTGGCGCTGA